A single genomic interval of Struthio camelus isolate bStrCam1 chromosome 9, bStrCam1.hap1, whole genome shotgun sequence harbors:
- the GMNC gene encoding geminin coiled-coil domain-containing protein 1: protein MSTSLPCPEPDFAAGPGCACPWSAPAGVSKETWVAVCAAEPPPHSEGRREARPPGLPCAPGFGAEHAAWRGDQLSSQLYRNKQLQDTLLQKEEELARLHEENNNLRQYLNSALIKCLEEKAKKLLSCHGQKNCAVLKNTKRRLKEDHCFASQENPHASKARRNLFNEFTACEEQANPAVDSWVLQTLGLKDINTIDESLSANYSALSDLGKDRYCLSRGEAIDYDHSEGAAATYSCGQMPPANSSAHQCSEDSPFIPQLSSAPCVSSPMPSLSSLPPYGLPYLTSDLSPNKTEVAFTTSLSPHRNVKTHSFHQGQAFVRRDDDGGWRFTWVPKQGE from the exons ATG AGCACCAGCTTGCCGTGCCCGGAGCCGGACTTCGCCGCGGGCCCGGGCTGCGCCTGCCCCTGGTCCGCCCCCGCCGGGGTTTCCAAGGAGACCTGGGTTGCCGTCtgcgccgccgagccgccgccgcacAGCGAGGGCCGGCGGGAGGCTCGGCCGCCCG GCCTGCCGTGCGCCCCGGGGTTTGGTGCTGAGCACGCGGCGTGGCGGGGAGACCAGCTGTCCTCCCAGCTCTACAGGAACAAGCAG CTTCAAGATACTTTGCTTCAGAAGGAAGAGGAACTTGCTAGGttacatgaagaaaataataacCTTCGCCAGTACCTGAATTCTGCCTTGATTAAGTGTTTAGAAGAAAAAGCCAAG AAACTGCTGTCCTGCCATGGCCAGAAAAACTGTGCTGTTCTCAAAAACACCAAAAGGAGATTGAAAGAAGACCACTGCTTTGCTTCTCAGGAAAATCCTCATGCCTCCAAAGCTAGAAGGAATCTCTTTAATGAATTCactgcctgtgaagagcaagccAATCCTGCTGTGGACAGCTGGGTCTTGCAGACTTTAGGATTGAAAGACATCAACACTATTGATGAATCCTTATCAGCTAACTACAGTGCCCTGTCAGACCTTGGAAAAGACAGATACTGCCTGAGCCGCGGTGAAGCAATAGACTATGACCACAGTGAGGGTGCGGCAGCAACGTATAGCTGTGGCCAGATGCCTCCAGCTAACAGCAGTGCCCATCAGTGCAGTGAGGACTCTCCCTTCATtcctcagctctcttcagcacCATGTGTCTCCTCGCCAATGCCAAGtctttcttccctcccacctTATGGGTTGCCTTACCTGACTAGTGACTTGTCACCTAACAAAACAGAAGTGGCCTTCACAACATCTCTGAGTCCTCACCGCAATGTGAAAACACACAGTTTCCACCAAGGACAAGCCTTTGTGCGCAGAGATGATGATGGAGGATGGAGATTCACTTGGGTGCCCAAGCAGGGTGAATAA